The window ATCTCATCCTTCCCCTTGGACATCAATTTTGGGGCGTCAAATTATATATCTAGTAACCGTAGCTCTTTTTCTTCCATTGATCGTGTTTCATcaaatatatttgttattttagcATATATTATCTCATCTAACATTGTTGGACTTGATACTACCTAGCCTAATGCGTTTGTGTCCTTATCATCTGCCTTGTATGCcccaaaatttcttttaagtaaaCTAACAAAATCTCTAAATTGTTATgtcatcttcttttcttcttattgtgTTTTTCAAGACCTCAAATGGGCAAGACGATTGATAGAGGTTGTGAGCGGAAGGTCTACACTATTTGGAGAGGGAATTCGTAGATGTTGCGATGCTTCCCGAGGGTCCTGCAGGCTACAATTCAGTGGAGTCATTGTTTGGGCCATCATCTATCCAGAAACTACAAACTCTTGTTCCATCATTTCCTAAGGTATCTAGTTTGGAATGCAAAACGTGCTGGTTGAGTAAACATCATATAGTTCATTTTCCTTGTAGGGTTGATGAAAGGATTGATATCTCATTTAAACTAGTTTATTGTAATGTATGAGGAGTAGCTCGAGTCCTTAGTTTGTAAGTTACTAGTACTTTGTCCTTTTTATATCTTATGAAACATTGGTCAGAAatcttttgtatattttaaatttttcatagtgaaataaAAACTCGATTTGGTGCAAATTTGTGTGTTTAGATCTAATAATGCTTTGGAATTTGTCTTGGGATTTTTTTCATAACTATTTACAAAGTCAGGATATTACTCATCAGACCTTGTACTTGCACACCTCAACAAATGGGTGGTTGAGCGCGATAATAGGCATCCAGTTTGCCGACAATACCCTTATCCTTTCCGAAGCTTCCTCGGTCTTCATTGACAACCTGTGCACAGCGTTACGCTGCTTCGAGGCCGTCTCAGGTCTGAGAATCAACCTGGCTAAGTCAAAGCTGTTTGGAGTCAACCTGTCGGAAGCTGAAATATCCAACTATGCAGACACCCTCGGCTGTCCTTCGGCTTCCTTCCCTTCTTTCGTGGGGCTCCCCCTTGCTATAGGCCCTCCCACGAAATCGATGTGGGATAAAATAGTTGGTAAATTTCAGAAATACCTCGCCAGATGGAAGTGCCGTTACCTATTGTTGGGAGGCCGTCTAACCCTCATCAAGGCAGACCTGTCCAACCTCCCTTTATACTACATGTCCCTGTTCAGATGCCCCTCTTCTGTGCTCCTGTCCATTGATAAGCTAAGACGCGACTTCTTGTGGTGCGGGAAGGAAAATCAGAAGAAGCTACACCTTTTAGACTGGAAAGAGGTCTGCAAACACTTCCAAGAGGGAGGAGCTAgtgtcaaaattttgaaaattatgaaCCAGGCCCTTCTCGGTAAGTG of the Magnolia sinica isolate HGM2019 chromosome 7, MsV1, whole genome shotgun sequence genome contains:
- the LOC131250593 gene encoding uncharacterized protein LOC131250593 is translated as MLWNLSWDFFHNYLQSQDITHQTLYLHTSTNGWLSAIIGIQFADNTLILSEASSVFIDNLCTALRCFEAVSGLRINLAKSKLFGVNLSEAEISNYADTLGCPSASFPSFVGLPLAIGPPTKSMWDKIVGKFQKYLARWKCRYLLLGGRLTLIKADLSNLPLYYMSLFRCPSSVLLSIDKLRRDFLWCGKENQKKLHLLDWKEVCKHFQEGGASVKILKIMNQALLGGWWTKDSSAYRASFLWKGILGQNRLSLRVSAMS